From the Streptomyces nigrescens genome, one window contains:
- a CDS encoding DUF5819 family protein produces MVEPRGSSDETGTDGTGEGETPGRSAAVRGLPPAPSGSWSLPSRIVIMAAVVVLTIGVTLHLLLVFLFVAPPNAISKKYDRLVKGYVYPEFDQNWQLFAPNPLQDNIAVHARAEVAFPDGSRRTTNWLALTAQDIREIRRNPVPSHAHQNLLRQAWDFYNRTHDAKGRAIGLRGELSEAFVRRIAAHRLGYRIDGGQVVKVQIYATNTPIIPPKWSGDNGSTKKTYQVLPWWPVSKKEFP; encoded by the coding sequence ATGGTGGAGCCACGCGGGTCCTCGGACGAGACCGGCACGGACGGCACCGGCGAAGGCGAGACGCCCGGACGGTCCGCCGCCGTCCGCGGGCTGCCGCCGGCACCGAGCGGGTCCTGGTCACTGCCGTCGCGGATCGTGATCATGGCGGCCGTCGTGGTGCTGACGATCGGCGTCACGCTCCACCTGCTTCTGGTGTTCCTGTTCGTCGCGCCGCCGAACGCCATCAGCAAGAAGTACGACAGGCTGGTCAAGGGTTACGTCTATCCGGAGTTCGATCAGAACTGGCAGCTTTTCGCACCGAATCCGCTCCAGGACAACATCGCCGTGCACGCGCGCGCCGAGGTCGCGTTCCCCGACGGCTCCCGGCGCACGACGAACTGGCTGGCACTGACCGCCCAGGACATCCGCGAGATCAGGCGCAATCCCGTGCCCAGTCACGCGCATCAGAACCTGCTGCGTCAGGCCTGGGACTTCTACAACAGGACGCACGATGCCAAGGGGCGGGCGATCGGCCTGCGCGGTGAACTCTCCGAGGCCTTCGTACGCCGGATCGCGGCTCACCGGCTCGGGTACCGGATCGACGGCGGTCAGGTGGTCAAGGTGCAGATCTACGCGACGAACACCCCGATCATCCCGCCCAAGTGGAGCGGCGACAACGGGAGCACCAAGAAGACCTACCAGGTGCTTCCATGGTGGCCGGTCTCCAAAAAGGAGTTCCCGTGA
- a CDS encoding FkbM family methyltransferase produces the protein MTLAARLGPRLPARLVSALAAGLYPRFEPELRRLADFCPPGGTAVDVGGWYGPWTRRLAQRADRVVTLEPVPHLARLLASVTPPQVEVVAAAATDHTGCATLWLPPGGRGDRGVSSLVRRELHTTAVEVPCLPLDALELAAVTLIKIDAEGAELAVLRGAAHTVEHQLPALFVELETRIQPLAPVLDWTAAYGYRGWVLPRDRWLPLDGFDLSAHQSRTCHVAEHGLLRRSLAPHRRYVNSVLFLPDGERPGRPVARTVHHHVPHGPLHGQ, from the coding sequence GTGACGCTCGCCGCGCGGCTGGGGCCCCGGCTGCCGGCCCGGCTGGTGTCGGCACTGGCGGCCGGGCTCTATCCGCGGTTCGAACCGGAGCTGCGGCGGCTGGCCGACTTCTGCCCGCCCGGCGGCACGGCCGTCGACGTCGGCGGGTGGTACGGCCCGTGGACCCGGCGGCTGGCCCAGCGCGCCGACCGGGTCGTCACCCTCGAACCGGTCCCCCACCTGGCCCGGCTGCTCGCCTCGGTCACTCCCCCGCAGGTCGAGGTGGTGGCCGCCGCGGCCACCGACCACACGGGATGCGCCACCCTCTGGCTGCCCCCGGGCGGCCGCGGCGACCGCGGGGTGTCCTCGCTCGTACGCCGTGAGCTGCACACCACCGCCGTCGAGGTGCCCTGCCTCCCGCTGGACGCCCTGGAGCTGGCGGCCGTCACCCTCATCAAGATCGACGCGGAGGGCGCGGAGCTGGCGGTGCTGCGCGGCGCCGCACACACCGTGGAGCATCAACTCCCGGCGCTGTTCGTCGAGTTGGAGACCCGTATCCAGCCGCTCGCCCCCGTCCTGGACTGGACGGCCGCGTACGGCTACCGCGGCTGGGTCCTGCCGCGCGACCGCTGGCTGCCGCTGGACGGTTTCGATCTGTCCGCCCACCAGTCCCGCACCTGCCATGTCGCCGAGCACGGGCTGCTGCGCCGCTCCCTCGCCCCGCACCGCCGCTACGTCAACTCCGTGCTCTTCCTCCCCGACGGCGAGCGCCCCGGACGCCCCGTGGCCCGCACCGTCCACCACCATGTCCCCCATGGACCACTCCACGGACAATGA
- a CDS encoding putative T7SS-secreted protein: MSNQNFPALGFNPAPGQLESVDDLTGKLDAAMRSLSSAHSVLRRLGGGAGVWEGEAARAFAGQVGELPKYVSDSRDAMRDAATQLKSWHTALASYQHKGRQYEADAAAAKNEQKTRTAEHERAEAAYNKAASDPALSLAGQYYTSKAELDSAQAKIDAASDRLDKANNAVDQAQKRLDSATSELESIIKKAEDLLDNHQDEARSIADRIRKATEGAPNPGFWEGLGDAFTRLGHSIQNWCTKHADLLKSIGDALSIASSILGVASLLTLWCPPLAGALALAGGALSLGALATHGAAKLGGADVGVMDLVGDGLGVIPVGKFAGSAAKGVKVSMKVTRIEGQTVKSIDKVKQIEALKNAGFEGRKLEGMNMLRRPIVEGTEKFETTGMSLGNRAKLAWTHHVQTTVGAGIKEAGLSKGLTTFMESRFTPTAVKDSLGAAIRADGSIDPVSWWSKGPQVAQQVPGIAIDAHTAITSPGTPAAGRL, from the coding sequence ATGAGTAATCAGAACTTCCCCGCACTCGGCTTCAACCCCGCTCCCGGCCAACTGGAGAGTGTCGACGACCTCACCGGCAAACTCGATGCCGCGATGCGCTCCCTGAGCTCCGCTCACTCCGTCCTGCGCCGCCTCGGCGGGGGTGCCGGAGTGTGGGAGGGCGAGGCTGCCCGTGCCTTTGCGGGACAGGTCGGAGAGCTGCCGAAGTACGTGAGCGACAGCCGCGACGCCATGCGCGACGCCGCCACCCAGCTCAAGTCCTGGCACACCGCGCTGGCGTCGTACCAGCACAAGGGCCGCCAGTACGAGGCGGACGCCGCCGCGGCCAAGAACGAGCAGAAGACCCGCACCGCCGAGCACGAGCGCGCGGAGGCGGCCTACAACAAGGCCGCCTCCGACCCTGCCCTGAGTCTCGCCGGGCAGTACTACACCAGCAAGGCGGAACTGGACTCCGCTCAGGCGAAGATCGACGCTGCGAGCGACCGCCTGGACAAGGCGAACAATGCGGTCGACCAAGCCCAGAAGCGACTGGACTCCGCGACGTCCGAGCTGGAGTCCATCATCAAGAAGGCGGAGGATCTCCTCGACAACCACCAGGATGAGGCGCGGAGCATAGCCGACCGCATCCGCAAGGCGACCGAGGGCGCTCCCAACCCTGGTTTCTGGGAGGGCCTCGGCGACGCCTTCACCCGCCTCGGCCACTCCATCCAGAACTGGTGCACCAAGCACGCCGACCTTCTCAAGTCGATCGGCGACGCGCTCAGCATCGCCTCCAGCATCCTCGGTGTCGCCTCCCTCCTCACGCTGTGGTGCCCGCCGCTCGCCGGCGCCCTCGCGCTCGCCGGCGGTGCACTGTCCCTGGGAGCACTGGCCACGCACGGCGCGGCAAAGCTAGGTGGGGCAGATGTGGGGGTCATGGACCTGGTCGGCGACGGTCTCGGGGTGATCCCAGTCGGGAAGTTCGCCGGGTCGGCAGCGAAGGGGGTGAAGGTCAGCATGAAGGTGACGCGCATCGAGGGGCAAACGGTCAAGTCCATCGACAAGGTGAAGCAGATCGAAGCTCTCAAGAATGCGGGCTTCGAAGGGAGGAAATTGGAGGGAATGAACATGCTGCGCCGCCCCATCGTGGAGGGGACCGAAAAATTCGAGACCACTGGCATGAGCCTCGGCAATCGCGCCAAGCTCGCATGGACCCACCACGTACAGACCACCGTGGGTGCGGGCATCAAGGAAGCGGGTCTCAGCAAGGGCCTGACCACGTTCATGGAGAGTCGTTTCACTCCGACAGCGGTGAAGGACTCCCTGGGCGCCGCCATCCGCGCCGACGGCTCCATCGACCCCGTGTCGTGGTGGAGCAAGGGCCCGCAGGTCGCCCAGCAGGTGCCGGGCATCGCGATCGATGCCCACACCGCCATCACCTCCCCCGGTACGCCCGCCGCCGGGAGGCTGTGA
- a CDS encoding glycosyltransferase family 2 protein: MRHLRVGVAILTMGNRPAELRALLDSVAKQDLRPAHIVVIGNGSPLPPLPHGAIGVELSDNLGVSGGRNVALDELRKLGDLDVVVDLDDDGLLISPDVFSRLAELHARDPQLGIVSFRIADERGRTQRRHVPRLRAGDPARGGLVTTFLGGGHSLSVPMLERIGGWPDDFFYAHEETDLAWRALDDGWHIRYVPELVLQHPYTSPTRHAVYHRMVARNRVWLAKRHLPALLVPAYLGVWAALTAVRSPSVGGLRAWAAGFAEGVRTPCGRRRPMRWRTVWRMTKLGRPPIV; the protein is encoded by the coding sequence GTGCGTCATCTGCGCGTAGGCGTCGCCATCTTGACCATGGGAAACCGTCCCGCCGAGCTGCGGGCGCTGCTGGACTCGGTCGCCAAGCAGGATCTCCGGCCGGCCCACATCGTGGTCATCGGGAACGGCTCACCGCTCCCGCCTCTGCCGCACGGCGCCATCGGTGTCGAGCTGAGCGACAACCTGGGAGTCTCCGGTGGCCGCAATGTCGCCCTGGACGAGCTGCGCAAGCTCGGGGACCTCGACGTGGTGGTCGACCTGGACGACGACGGCCTGCTGATCAGCCCGGACGTCTTCAGCCGGCTGGCGGAACTGCACGCGCGCGACCCGCAGTTGGGCATCGTGAGCTTCCGCATCGCCGACGAGCGGGGCCGCACCCAGCGCCGCCATGTCCCCCGCCTGCGGGCCGGCGACCCGGCGCGCGGCGGCCTGGTCACCACGTTCCTCGGCGGCGGGCACTCCCTGTCCGTACCGATGCTGGAGCGGATCGGCGGCTGGCCCGACGACTTCTTCTACGCGCACGAGGAAACCGACCTGGCCTGGCGGGCCTTGGACGACGGCTGGCACATCCGCTACGTGCCGGAACTCGTGCTCCAGCACCCGTACACCTCACCGACCCGGCACGCGGTCTACCACCGCATGGTCGCCAGAAACCGCGTCTGGCTCGCCAAGCGGCATCTGCCCGCGCTCCTGGTGCCCGCCTATCTGGGCGTATGGGCGGCACTGACAGCCGTACGCAGCCCGTCGGTAGGGGGCCTGCGCGCCTGGGCCGCAGGCTTCGCCGAAGGGGTACGCACCCCCTGCGGACGACGCCGGCCGATGCGCTGGCGCACGGTATGGCGCATGACGAAGCTGGGGCGCCCGCCGATCGTCTGA
- a CDS encoding Trm112 family protein, with the protein MTPDDPLLKILVCPLDKGPLSLLVPDDALYNPRLRRRYPIVDGIPQLLPSSGEPLTDAEHLRALRRLADREPGS; encoded by the coding sequence ATGACCCCCGATGACCCGCTGCTGAAGATCCTGGTCTGCCCGCTCGACAAGGGCCCGCTGTCGCTGCTCGTCCCCGACGACGCCCTCTACAACCCCCGGCTGCGCCGCCGTTATCCGATCGTCGACGGCATCCCCCAGCTCCTGCCCTCCTCCGGCGAACCGCTCACCGACGCCGAGCATCTGCGCGCGCTGCGCCGCCTCGCGGACCGGGAACCGGGGTCGTGA
- a CDS encoding histidine phosphatase family protein: MSDLLLVRHGETEWSRDGRHTSWTDLPLTATGEEQARALRPLLSDRKIGQVYASPMERALRTAELAGLARPQIDAELREWDYGGYEGIATAEIHRSRPGWYLFSDGVAAGPEEHPGESPEQVGARADRVLARIAPRLAADEGDVALVAHAHFLRVLAARRLGLPPAAGGLFTFETGAVGVLGTEHDRPAVIAWNARSL; the protein is encoded by the coding sequence GTGAGCGACCTCCTTCTGGTCCGGCACGGCGAGACCGAGTGGAGCAGGGACGGCCGGCACACCAGCTGGACCGATCTGCCGCTGACCGCCACCGGTGAGGAGCAGGCCCGCGCACTGCGGCCGCTGCTGTCGGACCGGAAGATCGGGCAGGTGTACGCCAGCCCGATGGAGCGGGCGCTGCGCACCGCCGAGCTGGCGGGCCTCGCCCGCCCACAGATCGACGCCGAGCTGCGGGAATGGGACTACGGCGGCTATGAGGGCATCGCCACCGCCGAGATCCACCGCAGCCGGCCCGGCTGGTATCTGTTCTCCGACGGTGTCGCCGCGGGGCCCGAGGAGCATCCGGGCGAGTCGCCCGAGCAGGTCGGGGCGCGCGCCGACCGGGTGCTGGCACGGATCGCGCCGCGGCTCGCCGCCGATGAGGGCGATGTGGCGCTGGTGGCGCATGCGCACTTCCTGCGGGTGCTGGCCGCCCGCCGGCTCGGCCTGCCGCCCGCCGCCGGGGGACTCTTCACCTTCGAGACCGGCGCGGTCGGCGTCCTGGGGACCGAACACGACCGGCCCGCGGTGATCGCCTGGAACGCCCGGAGTCTGTGA
- a CDS encoding YtxH domain-containing protein: protein MRYRLTFIAGLATGYVLGARAGRERYEQLRKAAQRVSQNPAVRNTAESAALTGREAASKAFGTVSAKVGDRLPTSVTDRVRSLREQRGSDEDDWGTSNT from the coding sequence ATGCGCTACCGGCTCACGTTCATCGCGGGACTGGCCACCGGGTATGTGCTCGGCGCACGGGCGGGCCGGGAACGGTACGAGCAGCTCCGCAAGGCCGCCCAGCGGGTCTCCCAGAATCCCGCGGTCCGGAACACCGCCGAGTCGGCCGCGCTGACCGGGCGCGAGGCGGCGTCGAAGGCCTTCGGGACGGTCTCGGCCAAGGTCGGGGACCGGCTTCCCACCTCCGTCACCGACCGGGTCCGCTCGCTGCGCGAGCAGCGCGGCTCCGACGAGGACGACTGGGGCACGAGCAATACCTGA
- a CDS encoding AfsR/SARP family transcriptional regulator, whose product MISRPHVNHWPAVRIALLGGFDLVVGDVPVVVPVGSKRLLAFIALNGLTAAPRSLVAGSLWPEACEQSAHANLRSALSRLRSIGRRALEISPTDVRLGRDVSVDLHHARSLAQRILDPGVPPGELQLSAATVDQLSGDLLPGWYDDWALQEAERWQQLRLHALESLAGEFIDTKQFAGAVAAAHAAVQANPLRESSQASLIRAHLAEGNLSEALDDFERYEHRLRDELGLRPTPRLRHLMDGLLRPHPGR is encoded by the coding sequence GTGATCTCCAGACCGCATGTGAACCACTGGCCGGCCGTACGTATCGCCCTTCTCGGCGGTTTCGACCTCGTGGTCGGCGATGTGCCGGTGGTGGTCCCCGTCGGCTCGAAGCGACTCCTGGCGTTCATCGCGCTCAACGGCCTTACCGCTGCCCCCCGGTCCCTGGTCGCCGGAAGTCTTTGGCCCGAAGCATGTGAGCAGAGCGCACACGCGAACCTGCGGTCGGCGTTGTCGCGCCTGCGCAGCATCGGCAGGAGAGCCCTGGAGATCAGCCCCACCGACGTGCGCCTCGGGCGGGACGTCAGCGTGGATCTGCACCACGCGCGCTCCCTGGCCCAGCGCATACTCGACCCCGGTGTCCCGCCCGGAGAGCTCCAGCTCAGCGCGGCGACCGTAGACCAGCTCTCCGGCGACCTGCTGCCCGGCTGGTACGACGACTGGGCACTGCAGGAGGCGGAACGCTGGCAGCAGCTTCGGCTCCACGCACTTGAGTCGCTGGCGGGAGAGTTCATCGACACGAAGCAGTTCGCCGGGGCGGTGGCGGCCGCCCACGCGGCCGTACAGGCGAATCCGCTGCGGGAGAGCAGTCAGGCGTCACTGATCCGCGCCCACCTGGCGGAAGGCAACCTGTCCGAGGCGCTGGACGACTTCGAACGCTACGAGCACCGCCTCCGCGACGAGCTCGGCCTTCGCCCCACACCGCGGCTGCGTCACCTGATGGACGGGCTGCTGCGGCCGCACCCCGGTCGGTGA
- a CDS encoding rod shape-determining protein produces the protein MTISLAQLRRCSAAIDIGAARTRVYVKHQGLVVDEPTVAAINTRSGALLAVGAQAEVMDGRTPDYIRVVRPVSNGTIVDIDMAQRLLRTLVGDKLRRTWRRRPSMRAAVCLPYGSEPLAQRAAVETLTGLGARRVELVDTLVAAAVGSGLPVEQPEATMIVVCGAGTTQVAVLSLGSIVSAETVPVGGNAIDHAVIQHLRLHHELMLAGQAVRPLQMILSGGDGSTPGSTEVHGRDVVSGMARSVHVDTERVRDAITTPLTSILDGIGAVLRRCPPDLVADLGERGIVLAGGSALIPGLEPMIHQATNMPVHTADRPDTCAVMGLGAMIEGKVQPLHLDPMDP, from the coding sequence ATGACCATCAGCCTCGCCCAATTGCGGCGCTGTTCGGCCGCCATCGACATCGGCGCGGCCCGGACCAGGGTGTATGTGAAGCACCAGGGGCTGGTCGTGGACGAACCGACCGTCGCCGCCATCAACACCCGCAGCGGGGCGCTGCTGGCCGTCGGCGCCCAGGCCGAGGTGATGGACGGCCGTACCCCCGACTACATCCGTGTGGTGCGCCCGGTCTCCAACGGCACCATCGTCGATATCGACATGGCCCAGCGGCTGCTGCGGACCCTGGTCGGCGACAAGCTGCGCAGGACCTGGCGGCGCCGGCCCTCGATGCGGGCCGCGGTGTGCCTTCCGTACGGCAGTGAGCCGCTGGCCCAGCGGGCGGCGGTGGAGACGCTGACCGGGCTGGGGGCGCGGCGGGTGGAGCTGGTCGACACCCTGGTCGCCGCGGCGGTGGGTTCCGGGCTCCCGGTGGAGCAGCCCGAGGCCACCATGATCGTGGTGTGTGGCGCCGGCACCACACAGGTCGCGGTGCTCTCCCTCGGCTCGATCGTGTCCGCGGAGACCGTGCCGGTGGGCGGCAACGCCATCGACCACGCGGTCATCCAGCATCTGCGGCTGCACCACGAGCTGATGCTGGCGGGGCAGGCCGTACGCCCGCTGCAGATGATCCTCTCCGGCGGCGACGGGAGCACCCCCGGCTCCACCGAGGTGCACGGCCGGGATGTGGTCAGCGGGATGGCGCGCTCCGTGCATGTCGACACCGAGCGGGTACGGGACGCCATCACCACCCCGCTGACCTCGATCCTCGACGGCATCGGGGCCGTTCTGCGCCGCTGCCCGCCGGATCTGGTGGCCGACCTCGGGGAGCGCGGCATCGTGCTCGCGGGCGGCAGCGCGCTGATTCCCGGTCTGGAGCCGATGATCCACCAGGCCACGAACATGCCGGTGCACACCGCGGACCGCCCCGACACCTGTGCCGTCATGGGGCTCGGCGCCATGATCGAGGGCAAGGTGCAGCCCCTGCACCTCGATCCGATGGACCCGTAG
- a CDS encoding WXG100 family type VII secretion target, whose protein sequence is MGGYFKVEADDLSRLLKDLHDSQENMRKALGALKDVGPKSTGAEALDNACDEFHDSWDNAIKKIADGTQAIEEKLKQTKSNYEAVEHALRDAFNKGSK, encoded by the coding sequence ATGGGCGGGTACTTCAAGGTCGAAGCCGACGATCTCAGTCGTCTGCTGAAAGACCTGCACGACAGTCAGGAGAACATGCGCAAGGCGCTCGGCGCCCTGAAGGACGTGGGGCCGAAGAGCACCGGCGCGGAGGCGCTCGACAACGCCTGCGACGAGTTCCACGACAGCTGGGACAACGCGATCAAGAAGATCGCCGATGGCACCCAGGCCATCGAGGAGAAGCTGAAGCAGACGAAGAGCAACTACGAGGCGGTCGAACACGCCCTGCGTGACGCCTTCAACAAGGGCTCCAAGTAG
- a CDS encoding HTTM domain-containing protein, translating to MSVEKDIARTPSPFKGMGSKLDAAIARFLYRITSAALAPYQAAVVRIGFALTFALYLLREWPHRLELYGTTNPWGFDLAQRLIASNNAFTVLLWSNHRLWFELVYHGVLVVSVLLLLGWHTRTMSILFMVGVLSLMNRSVLLGDGGDTLIHLMASYLVLTRCGQVWSLDARRRERQETPPRDGCDRVSVTLWILAGVGLALAQMTGFAKLPKGWVLILWGLWLIQALWFWAGRRRSRDTWALFDVVANLVHNAAMLVIAAQVCLLYATAGWYKVQGSRWQDGSALHFPLHLDYFSPWAGLSQVFDSRSTIVTLITYGTVVAQVAFPFTLLNRRVKNVMLAILMTEHATIAVICGLPFFSLAMIVSDMVFLPTNFLRWGGSRIAAARDRITAPLRRNKGPGDRNESRGVTV from the coding sequence GTGAGCGTCGAGAAGGACATCGCCCGGACGCCTTCCCCCTTCAAGGGCATGGGCAGCAAGCTCGACGCGGCGATCGCCAGGTTCCTGTACAGGATCACGAGTGCGGCACTCGCGCCGTACCAGGCCGCGGTCGTCCGGATCGGCTTCGCCTTGACCTTCGCGCTCTACCTCCTGCGCGAGTGGCCGCACCGGCTGGAGCTGTACGGCACCACCAACCCGTGGGGATTCGACCTGGCCCAGCGCCTCATCGCCTCGAACAACGCGTTCACGGTCCTGCTGTGGTCCAACCACAGGCTGTGGTTCGAGCTGGTCTACCACGGGGTGCTCGTCGTGAGTGTGCTGCTGCTCCTGGGGTGGCACACCCGCACGATGTCGATCCTGTTCATGGTCGGGGTGTTGTCCCTGATGAACCGCAGCGTCCTCCTGGGCGACGGCGGCGACACCCTCATCCACCTGATGGCGAGCTATTTGGTGCTCACCCGGTGCGGGCAGGTGTGGTCGCTGGACGCCCGACGGCGGGAGCGCCAGGAGACACCACCCCGGGACGGCTGCGACCGGGTGAGCGTGACGCTGTGGATCCTCGCCGGCGTGGGCCTCGCCCTCGCGCAGATGACGGGATTCGCCAAACTCCCCAAGGGCTGGGTACTGATCCTCTGGGGGCTGTGGCTGATCCAGGCCCTGTGGTTCTGGGCAGGGCGGCGTCGTTCCCGGGACACGTGGGCGCTGTTCGATGTCGTCGCCAACCTCGTCCACAACGCCGCGATGCTGGTGATCGCCGCCCAGGTATGCCTGCTCTATGCCACCGCCGGCTGGTACAAGGTCCAGGGCTCCCGCTGGCAGGACGGAAGCGCCCTGCACTTCCCGCTTCATCTGGACTACTTCAGCCCGTGGGCGGGTCTGTCCCAGGTGTTCGACAGCCGCTCCACCATTGTCACGCTGATCACCTACGGCACCGTGGTCGCGCAGGTCGCCTTTCCCTTCACGCTTCTGAACCGACGGGTGAAGAACGTGATGCTTGCGATCTTGATGACCGAACACGCGACCATCGCGGTGATCTGCGGCCTGCCGTTCTTCTCGCTGGCGATGATCGTCTCTGACATGGTCTTTCTGCCGACGAACTTCCTGCGCTGGGGCGGGTCGAGGATTGCGGCCGCGCGGGACCGCATCACCGCACCACTACGCCGGAACAAGGGTCCGGGCGACCGGAACGAGAGCCGGGGCGTGACCGTCTGA
- a CDS encoding cupin domain-containing protein: MMEVKTVDKPDERRDFPRGHLEALHLTGLDFAVATFEPGWRWSESVRPIAGTDSCEVHHNCFVVQGRMRIRMNDGAESEVGPGDVFVCPPGHDAWVVGDEQCIVYDFAGEMAKDYGKAKS; encoded by the coding sequence ATGATGGAAGTCAAGACGGTCGACAAGCCGGATGAGCGGCGCGACTTTCCCCGGGGCCACCTCGAAGCCCTGCACCTCACCGGACTGGACTTTGCCGTGGCCACCTTCGAGCCCGGCTGGCGCTGGTCGGAGTCGGTGCGCCCGATAGCCGGCACCGACAGCTGCGAGGTCCACCACAACTGCTTCGTGGTCCAGGGCCGGATGCGCATCAGGATGAACGACGGCGCGGAGTCCGAAGTGGGACCCGGCGATGTCTTCGTCTGCCCGCCCGGTCACGACGCCTGGGTCGTCGGTGACGAGCAGTGCATCGTGTACGACTTCGCGGGCGAGATGGCGAAGGACTACGGCAAGGCGAAGAGCTAG
- a CDS encoding DMT family transporter, giving the protein MPAGEGGSAVPWWGVASALLANVLYSTGFVLEKRALAGLPALSTRQPGRVVGHLLSSPLWLAGSLALAAGFAAQLAVYRTLPLAAAQGLFVSGLVLLLLLSSVVLGERTSGRERQSIVAILVALALVIASLQGEDARAVARTAPPGTLLLIAVPSLAAGLLLYGSAERRARRRHRLPTAGVPYGVAVGLLYGVSSLAIKGVAGMLTTHDIPAAAGRLLRSPYPYLLLVTGAAGLVLSQTALQRCRASVIVPVCTTVTCVFTVVCGTVAFGEPLPADPLRRALRLGGTAVAVAVLLALPRHEPPAPNPRPHHRS; this is encoded by the coding sequence ATGCCCGCCGGGGAAGGGGGTAGCGCGGTGCCGTGGTGGGGCGTGGCGTCCGCGCTGCTCGCCAACGTCCTGTACAGCACCGGCTTCGTGCTGGAGAAGCGCGCCCTGGCCGGGCTGCCCGCGCTGAGCACCCGGCAGCCCGGCCGGGTCGTCGGCCATCTGCTGTCCAGCCCGCTGTGGCTGGCCGGTTCGCTCGCCCTGGCCGCCGGTTTCGCCGCCCAGCTCGCCGTCTACCGCACCCTGCCGCTCGCCGCCGCCCAGGGCCTGTTCGTCTCGGGCCTGGTGCTCTTGCTGCTGCTGTCCTCGGTGGTGCTGGGCGAGCGGACCAGCGGCCGGGAGCGGCAGAGCATCGTGGCGATCCTGGTCGCGCTGGCGCTGGTCATCGCCTCACTCCAGGGCGAGGACGCACGGGCCGTCGCCCGCACCGCGCCGCCCGGCACCCTGCTGCTGATCGCGGTGCCGTCGCTGGCCGCCGGGCTGCTGCTGTACGGCTCGGCGGAGCGGCGGGCCCGGCGCCGCCACCGGCTGCCGACGGCGGGTGTCCCCTACGGGGTGGCCGTCGGCCTGCTCTACGGCGTCAGCTCGCTGGCCATCAAGGGCGTCGCCGGCATGCTGACCACCCATGACATCCCGGCCGCCGCCGGGCGGCTGCTCCGCTCGCCCTACCCGTACCTCCTGCTCGTCACCGGAGCGGCCGGTCTGGTGCTGTCGCAGACCGCCCTGCAGCGCTGCCGGGCCTCCGTGATCGTCCCCGTCTGCACCACCGTCACCTGTGTGTTCACCGTCGTCTGCGGCACCGTGGCGTTCGGTGAGCCGCTGCCCGCCGATCCGCTGCGCCGGGCGCTGCGGCTGGGCGGAACCGCCGTCGCCGTGGCGGTCCTGCTCGCCCTGCCCCGCCATGAACCGCCCGCCCCGAACCCACGACCACACCACCGGAGTTGA
- the trxA gene encoding thioredoxin: MSTIELTKENFDEIVSGNDFVLIDFWAEWCGPCKQFGPVFEKSSETHDDLVFAKVDTEAQPELAQALQIQSIPTVMIVRENIAVFAQPGALPAEALEDVIGQARALDMDEVRASVVEAQQGEQAQAEAQAEQGQQAQGS; the protein is encoded by the coding sequence ATGAGCACCATTGAGCTCACCAAGGAAAACTTCGACGAAATCGTCTCCGGCAACGATTTCGTTCTGATCGACTTCTGGGCCGAGTGGTGCGGGCCGTGCAAGCAGTTCGGCCCCGTCTTCGAGAAGTCCTCCGAGACGCACGACGACCTGGTCTTCGCCAAGGTCGACACGGAGGCGCAGCCCGAGCTGGCGCAGGCCCTCCAGATCCAGTCCATCCCGACCGTGATGATCGTCCGCGAGAACATCGCCGTCTTCGCCCAGCCGGGCGCGCTGCCCGCGGAGGCCCTGGAGGACGTCATCGGCCAGGCCCGTGCGCTGGACATGGACGAGGTCCGCGCCTCGGTCGTCGAGGCCCAGCAGGGTGAGCAGGCCCAGGCCGAGGCCCAGGCCGAGCAGGGACAGCAGGCGCAGGGCTCGTGA